A region of Fibrobacter succinogenes subsp. succinogenes S85 DNA encodes the following proteins:
- a CDS encoding TIGR01440 family protein, translating to MAGITYEIDDKNIVEQIKSDAMNVAAELVETARLKKGDIVVVGCSTSETLGNQVGSHSVPEVGKAIFDGLQSIFGAKGIYIAAQCCEHLNRAIIIEHEAVPNAEIVNVVPQPKAGGSFATACYASFKAPVALEHIKANAGIDIGGTLIGMHLREVAVPVRLKHNHIGKAIIIAARTRPKFIGGERAQYNEALKNGYPEF from the coding sequence ATGGCAGGTATTACTTACGAAATTGACGACAAGAACATTGTTGAGCAAATCAAGTCTGACGCCATGAACGTCGCAGCGGAACTCGTCGAGACCGCAAGGCTCAAGAAAGGCGATATCGTCGTTGTCGGCTGCAGCACCAGCGAAACTTTAGGCAACCAGGTCGGAAGCCACTCCGTCCCGGAAGTCGGCAAGGCCATCTTCGATGGCCTCCAGAGCATCTTTGGCGCCAAAGGCATCTACATTGCGGCCCAGTGCTGCGAACACCTGAACCGAGCCATCATTATCGAGCACGAAGCCGTCCCGAATGCAGAAATCGTGAACGTCGTGCCACAGCCCAAAGCAGGCGGCTCCTTCGCTACCGCTTGCTACGCAAGCTTCAAGGCTCCCGTAGCGCTCGAGCACATCAAGGCAAATGCTGGTATTGACATCGGCGGGACCCTTATCGGCATGCACCTCCGCGAAGTCGCCGTCCCCGTGCGCCTGAAACATAACCACATCGGCAAGGCCATAATCATCGCCGCCCGCACCCGCCCCAAGTTCATCGGCGGTGAACGAGCCCAATACAACGAAGCTCTTAAAAACGGCTACCCGGAATTTTAG
- a CDS encoding transporter substrate-binding domain-containing protein, which yields MRKRVALLFVVFGVFLAICTGCNGFSEEPPAQASKANSPKYKIGVEEKSSISEGVASQLPKAQIKHYPDLITAYFALQVGDIDILAYDENVLTHTFNDSMSGLTYIENDIDVPNEFVIGMNKHSSIPDIKGIINRLIDSLNAAGTLTELNEHWNKNLKTNPLISTKESGSEQILRIATSADVPPFSFMSGNQIVGLDVDIAKLLEEKLNIKTSIIKMDRNKLVTALKNNDADLIISAFTICECLRHEIDYSKPYYIGKTAFVIRNDFGKEATLSKVPKMTYLEPKKPDEIYKLADLSGKFVGVQTGTTLDEQVQQLIKLPRIQYYANIPEMTKALEERELDGIAVDYSVAETILKHHSDFSILKERLNKDVFGIAMSKNSPLKSSIDSCIKVLQKKGEIQKIKDKWSKNMSAVRVIKQDWVGTDTLVVGTEALYAPYEFYQWGELSGIDIDIMYTIGKMLNKNIKFADMNFDVLIPSLVNEKTDLCIAAMSITEERSSLIDFSIPYDKNESVIVVHTPQHAIEVIGDSTGALSHIFQKIQDLFD from the coding sequence ATGAGAAAACGAGTTGCTTTACTTTTCGTTGTTTTCGGTGTATTCTTAGCGATCTGCACCGGTTGTAATGGATTTTCCGAAGAGCCCCCCGCACAAGCCTCTAAAGCCAATTCGCCCAAATACAAAATCGGCGTCGAAGAAAAATCAAGTATATCAGAAGGGGTTGCAAGCCAGCTCCCTAAAGCACAAATCAAGCATTATCCCGACTTAATAACCGCCTATTTTGCCCTTCAGGTTGGCGATATCGATATTTTGGCTTATGACGAGAACGTCCTCACGCATACATTCAACGACAGCATGAGCGGTCTCACATACATCGAAAACGATATCGACGTTCCAAACGAATTCGTTATCGGCATGAACAAGCACAGTTCCATTCCTGACATAAAAGGAATCATCAACCGCCTCATCGATAGCTTGAACGCTGCAGGCACACTCACCGAGCTCAACGAGCACTGGAACAAGAACTTAAAGACTAATCCACTGATTAGCACCAAGGAAAGCGGCTCTGAACAAATCTTGAGGATCGCCACTTCAGCAGATGTCCCTCCGTTCTCTTTCATGAGCGGGAACCAGATCGTAGGCCTTGACGTAGACATTGCAAAGCTCCTCGAAGAAAAGCTGAACATCAAGACTTCTATTATCAAGATGGACCGCAATAAACTCGTCACGGCCCTCAAGAACAACGATGCAGACCTTATCATTTCGGCATTTACCATCTGCGAATGCCTACGACACGAAATCGATTATTCAAAGCCCTACTATATCGGGAAAACCGCATTTGTCATCCGAAATGACTTTGGAAAAGAAGCAACTCTGAGCAAAGTCCCCAAGATGACTTACCTCGAACCGAAAAAGCCTGACGAAATCTACAAGCTAGCCGACCTTTCCGGGAAATTTGTCGGTGTCCAGACAGGAACGACACTTGACGAACAGGTGCAACAGCTTATCAAGCTGCCACGCATCCAGTATTATGCAAACATTCCCGAAATGACCAAGGCTCTGGAAGAAAGAGAACTGGACGGCATCGCCGTGGACTATTCCGTCGCAGAGACTATCCTCAAGCACCATTCCGATTTCTCAATTCTGAAAGAACGTCTGAACAAGGATGTATTCGGCATCGCCATGAGCAAGAACAGCCCGCTCAAGTCAAGCATTGATTCATGCATCAAGGTCCTCCAGAAAAAAGGCGAAATTCAGAAAATCAAGGACAAGTGGTCCAAGAACATGTCCGCCGTCAGAGTCATCAAGCAGGACTGGGTTGGAACGGACACGCTCGTTGTCGGAACCGAAGCACTCTACGCCCCTTATGAATTCTACCAGTGGGGCGAACTTTCGGGCATCGATATCGATATCATGTACACCATCGGCAAGATGCTGAACAAGAACATCAAGTTTGCAGACATGAATTTTGACGTGTTGATTCCGTCACTCGTGAACGAGAAGACAGACCTCTGTATTGCAGCCATGAGCATCACCGAAGAACGCAGCAGTCTAATCGACTTTTCGATTCCTTACGACAAGAACGAATCCGTAATTGTGGTTCACACGCCACAACACGCAATTGAGGTCATCGGAGATTCTACGGGCGCTCTAAGCCATATTTTCCAGAAAATACAAGACTTGTTTGATTAA
- a CDS encoding glycoside hydrolase family 5 protein, with the protein MLKQHIRVAALCSAFSFALASNSFAADLPTANEMFAKMGFGINIGNTMEVPQNPTWWGNKFPTEAYIDSVKAAGFSTIRIPCAWYSHSNALSRDSSRADIVPGGGPNEIASSWMDSVQTVVDYCMRAGLVTILNIHWDNGWLEGNLNDKEKDKVNARQKDFWTQIANRFKNYNENLLFASANEPATTDDNYKHETEILMTYHQSFVDAVRATGGNNASRTLVIQGPSTSVDRSCEVMPVSKLPKDVIADRLMVEVHFYDPYTYTLLNDVVDWGAQVYPQYYWGDDLATGADIVHNCGYNAWAGAMGDKCTSAQIQDQFGKMKKNFVNKGVPVIIGEFGANDRVGVLTGDNYAKHRKGRLAYYDAVMKLAKENKVVPIAWDTGHEGENNMTIIRRQTEPDGSVFDKDVLNIMRHAYGLDDYVNNGITHIENFKTDDGTISIFKRNRPVQSRSLRTSRTYDLLGKQNPQARVVKVKK; encoded by the coding sequence ATGTTGAAACAGCACATTCGCGTTGCTGCTCTTTGCAGCGCGTTCTCTTTTGCATTGGCGTCAAATTCCTTCGCGGCAGATTTGCCGACGGCAAACGAAATGTTTGCCAAGATGGGCTTTGGCATAAATATCGGGAACACGATGGAAGTTCCTCAGAATCCGACGTGGTGGGGCAACAAGTTCCCGACTGAGGCGTACATTGATTCGGTCAAGGCGGCGGGCTTCAGCACGATTCGTATTCCGTGCGCGTGGTACAGCCATTCGAATGCTTTGTCGCGCGATTCTAGCAGGGCAGACATTGTTCCGGGCGGTGGCCCGAACGAAATTGCTTCTAGCTGGATGGATTCCGTGCAGACGGTCGTGGATTACTGCATGCGCGCTGGCCTTGTGACGATTTTGAACATCCATTGGGATAATGGCTGGCTCGAAGGCAACCTAAACGACAAGGAAAAAGACAAGGTGAACGCCCGCCAGAAGGATTTCTGGACGCAGATTGCAAACCGCTTCAAGAACTATAACGAAAATTTGCTTTTTGCAAGCGCTAACGAACCCGCGACAACGGACGATAATTACAAGCACGAAACCGAAATCCTGATGACGTACCACCAGTCGTTTGTGGACGCCGTGCGTGCAACGGGTGGCAACAACGCCAGCCGTACGCTCGTGATTCAGGGGCCATCGACAAGTGTGGACCGCAGTTGCGAAGTGATGCCTGTGAGCAAGCTCCCGAAAGACGTGATTGCGGACCGCCTGATGGTCGAAGTGCATTTCTATGACCCTTATACCTACACGCTGTTGAATGACGTTGTTGATTGGGGCGCTCAGGTCTATCCGCAGTACTACTGGGGCGACGACCTCGCGACTGGTGCGGATATTGTGCATAACTGCGGCTACAACGCCTGGGCGGGAGCTATGGGCGACAAGTGCACCAGCGCACAAATTCAGGACCAGTTCGGCAAGATGAAAAAGAATTTTGTCAATAAGGGCGTGCCTGTGATTATCGGCGAGTTCGGTGCGAATGACCGCGTGGGGGTGTTGACCGGCGACAATTATGCGAAACACCGCAAGGGCCGCCTCGCTTATTACGATGCCGTGATGAAACTCGCGAAGGAAAACAAAGTGGTGCCTATCGCCTGGGATACGGGCCACGAAGGCGAAAACAACATGACTATTATCCGTCGCCAGACAGAACCGGACGGTTCCGTGTTTGACAAGGACGTTTTGAACATCATGCGTCATGCGTACGGCCTTGACGATTACGTGAATAACGGCATTACGCACATTGAAAACTTTAAGACCGACGATGGTACGATTTCCATTTTCAAGCGCAATCGCCCGGTGCAGTCCCGCAGCTTGCGCACCTCCCGCACTTATGACTTGCTTGGCAAGCAGAACCCGCAAGCGAGAGTCGTGAAAGTTAAGAAATAA
- a CDS encoding DUF4419 domain-containing protein produces MHILYKFFFFILAAYVLSSCGDEKVIKLSSNAKQSFEGFVRDTCAYVMIVDSSVQSKPFKEKLVPVEKGGFAEHFSINKQERGRKIFYAYSDSISPFISGTSDISSFFDVVELAFANHYSLEINPDDIWLMILDGFRYHVKSNREALKDKFVTPGTDTVVTFEDNSLTTESTHHEWFWTLANLFEVLQSKLPEETGLPLKTKFSTTSPVDYNISSAMVMAVAAEYYEYVVSSLCGIPKIKINGKKEDWILLKDSFNRLASRLDMDWWAVGLNPILDEFINVFEGKINMDHWRGIYKRYIPEFCGNVTFNGWISRFFPYTGLDINESNYLNERIDAYKRHSPDWNEQLDVNNVPRGVTSIRIEWNYSGEKIPLRLYTGFIGIQVDTTTNMLKAARGYALFENDVKE; encoded by the coding sequence ATGCATATCCTTTACAAATTCTTTTTCTTTATCCTAGCCGCATACGTACTTTCTTCTTGTGGAGACGAAAAAGTCATCAAATTGTCTTCGAACGCGAAGCAAAGTTTCGAAGGCTTTGTCCGCGATACGTGTGCGTATGTCATGATCGTTGATTCTAGCGTTCAAAGCAAACCTTTTAAAGAGAAACTTGTTCCTGTTGAAAAGGGTGGTTTTGCAGAACATTTTTCTATAAATAAACAAGAAAGAGGACGCAAGATTTTTTATGCGTATTCTGATTCGATAAGCCCTTTTATCAGTGGAACGTCTGATATATCATCATTCTTTGATGTCGTTGAACTTGCGTTTGCCAATCATTATTCTCTGGAAATAAACCCAGATGATATTTGGCTTATGATTTTGGATGGTTTCCGCTACCATGTCAAAAGCAATCGCGAAGCTTTGAAAGATAAGTTTGTTACTCCGGGAACGGATACTGTAGTTACTTTTGAGGATAATTCGCTGACCACCGAATCAACGCATCATGAATGGTTCTGGACGCTTGCGAATTTATTTGAAGTCTTGCAGTCCAAGTTGCCCGAAGAGACTGGGTTGCCGCTTAAAACAAAGTTCTCGACGACAAGCCCGGTGGATTACAACATTTCTAGTGCGATGGTCATGGCTGTGGCTGCTGAATATTACGAGTATGTGGTTTCTTCGCTTTGCGGAATCCCCAAAATCAAGATAAATGGTAAAAAAGAAGACTGGATTTTGCTCAAGGATTCTTTTAACAGACTTGCATCGCGTCTGGATATGGATTGGTGGGCTGTTGGGCTTAATCCTATTCTTGATGAATTTATCAATGTCTTTGAAGGCAAAATAAATATGGATCATTGGAGAGGAATATACAAGCGTTACATTCCAGAATTTTGTGGCAATGTGACCTTTAATGGTTGGATTTCTAGATTTTTCCCGTACACTGGATTAGATATAAACGAGAGTAATTATTTAAACGAACGTATTGATGCTTATAAAAGGCATTCTCCAGATTGGAATGAACAACTGGATGTTAATAATGTTCCTAGAGGAGTGACCTCGATACGGATTGAATGGAATTATTCAGGTGAAAAGATTCCTTTGAGGCTTTATACCGGTTTTATTGGTATTCAAGTTGATACTACCACGAATATGTTGAAAGCTGCCCGAGGCTATGCTCTTTTCGAAAACGATGTGAAAGAATAA
- a CDS encoding DUF4419 domain-containing protein, whose protein sequence is MHSLYKFLFLFLAAYALLSCEQKRDEPVIEISSKPTESFEGFARDTSAYALVIDTTVRDSVFNEKIIHVKRGGFVEYFANEAEKKGTNGQKIFYAYSDSVNPFVKGSSEEPSFINLVALAYAKHYAMEINPDDIWLMILDGFRLHVKNNRKALKDRFVAPGTDTVVSVMDNSLTLESTHKEWFYTLSELFDSLQAKLPLETGAPLRTKFSTTSPVDANISRTMTMAVASEYYSYRVTTLCGIPKIKVNGTKEDWTLLKDSFNRLASQLDMKWWADGLNPILDEFINIYDGKINLKHWKNIYKYYEPEGCGTPDFSGWISRFFPYTKDLYSDTEKYIKRNDWNKKLDFKQVPRGITFIDIRWEFFQEIIPLKLYTGFIGMQVDTTNNMLKASRGYALVSYGMQKLKNVARNTKYIPGKAYRLVESLAFSDSMNIYGE, encoded by the coding sequence ATGCATAGCCTTTACAAATTCCTTTTCCTCTTCCTTGCCGCATACGCTCTGCTCTCTTGCGAACAGAAACGTGATGAGCCGGTGATTGAGATTTCTTCGAAACCGACCGAGAGTTTTGAAGGCTTTGCTCGCGATACAAGTGCTTATGCGCTGGTTATTGATACGACTGTTCGCGATAGCGTATTCAATGAAAAAATCATCCATGTAAAAAGAGGCGGCTTCGTAGAGTATTTTGCAAACGAAGCGGAGAAAAAGGGGACGAACGGGCAAAAAATTTTTTATGCGTATTCCGATTCTGTGAATCCGTTTGTTAAAGGTTCTTCTGAAGAACCTTCTTTCATTAATCTTGTCGCCCTTGCATACGCCAAGCATTATGCTATGGAAATAAATCCAGATGATATCTGGCTTATGATTTTGGACGGCTTTCGTCTTCATGTCAAGAACAATCGCAAAGCCCTCAAGGACCGCTTTGTAGCTCCGGGTACTGATACTGTGGTCTCGGTTATGGATAATTCGTTGACTCTAGAATCTACGCACAAGGAATGGTTCTATACGCTCTCGGAACTGTTTGATTCATTGCAGGCTAAGTTGCCTCTAGAAACGGGCGCTCCGTTGCGAACGAAATTTTCGACGACAAGCCCTGTGGATGCAAATATTTCTCGTACGATGACGATGGCTGTGGCATCGGAATATTATTCGTATAGGGTTACAACGCTTTGTGGAATTCCGAAAATAAAAGTGAATGGTACAAAAGAGGACTGGACTTTACTCAAGGATTCCTTTAACAGACTAGCTTCACAGTTGGATATGAAATGGTGGGCGGATGGACTTAATCCTATTTTAGATGAGTTTATCAATATTTATGATGGCAAAATAAATCTAAAACATTGGAAAAATATTTATAAGTATTACGAACCCGAAGGTTGTGGTACTCCTGATTTTAGTGGCTGGATTTCAAGATTCTTTCCTTATACAAAAGATTTGTATTCTGATACGGAAAAATATATCAAACGCAATGATTGGAATAAAAAATTAGATTTTAAACAAGTTCCTAGGGGGATTACTTTTATAGATATCCGATGGGAATTCTTTCAGGAGATAATTCCATTGAAACTTTATACCGGTTTTATCGGTATGCAGGTGGATACCACAAATAATATGTTGAAGGCTTCTAGAGGTTACGCTCTTGTCTCTTATGGAATGCAAAAGTTAAAAAATGTTGCTCGGAATACAAAGTATATTCCTGGAAAAGCATATCGCTTGGTGGAATCTTTGGCATTTTCGGATTCCATGAATATTTATGGGGAATAA
- a CDS encoding DUF4419 domain-containing protein: MNKPIDVSPDSSHKIYGFVRDTSAYAMVVDTSVHDSAFREETVPVEKGGFAEYFSSFHQKGSPETKIFYAYSDSISPFVKGRSQKSAFIDLVALAYARHYAMEISPDDIWLLILDGFRLHVKSNSDSLKDRFVGPDVDTDIKVFANHLTMESTHEEWFGVIADFFDNLQEKLPPETGAPLRTKFSTTSPVDYNISRSMVMAIASEYYTFFAYTFCGIPQIRINGTKEDWSLLKDSFNKLATRLDMEWWLQQLNPILDEFVKAFDGNSSIAFWKNIYKLYEPKGCGNPKFNGWFSKFYPYLMGYSDKMEFVKRTDWEHDVDFETLPNALTSVDVKWNYLGQEIPLKLYTGFVGIQVDTTSKMLKAARGYALRSQCGWCDIKNVADTMTYIPGKPHRMLEMLAISDSMNIYDKNGLSFATHDRNEIENFIKASNYKDEYMEPSIRSRIEKKYKSILSVNLFKDGKLLDHLQYFVVPEENAGGILTLQGVVAINDKERIESFFKERNVAIDGVVKEFENEQSLPKLNIDILVDTVVLKEGKSLREDLEMGEFKTGIIQAFKNSMGWRLKRLLYRYYNDNFDLSAVAAMGYKEKGRVDEHVSLSLEPDSNKEFKEELRDVLHYGYMPPEVHTDIGNDEIAQEIVDFVKIHLAFTREYRMVCKQNGQDAKDSVDIIGAPSAKKSLCSEIKFSKDLATGGVVRYECLEYNKIIVPKKREKMLNSKDSTLADSLMARFNALYGEPRERIRSTYTNAYFNKRNDVYDTRYNLPISQVVKLKIPACFVEE, translated from the coding sequence GTGAATAAGCCTATTGACGTTTCGCCGGATTCTTCACACAAGATTTACGGCTTTGTCCGTGATACGAGTGCTTACGCGATGGTCGTCGATACGTCCGTTCACGATAGCGCTTTCCGCGAAGAAACTGTCCCTGTAGAGAAAGGGGGCTTTGCGGAGTATTTTTCAAGTTTTCACCAAAAGGGTTCCCCTGAAACTAAAATCTTCTATGCCTATTCGGATTCTATAAGTCCATTTGTAAAGGGACGTTCCCAAAAATCGGCTTTTATAGATTTGGTCGCTTTGGCCTATGCTAGACACTATGCCATGGAAATAAGTCCAGACGATATCTGGCTGTTGATTTTAGATGGTTTCCGCTTGCATGTAAAGAGCAATAGTGATTCTTTGAAAGACCGTTTTGTTGGCCCTGATGTCGATACGGACATTAAGGTCTTTGCGAATCACCTGACTATGGAATCTACGCACGAAGAATGGTTTGGCGTCATTGCAGATTTTTTCGATAATCTTCAAGAAAAGTTGCCGCCAGAAACGGGTGCTCCGTTGCGGACGAAATTTTCGACCACAAGCCCGGTCGATTACAATATTTCCCGTTCTATGGTCATGGCCATAGCGTCTGAATATTATACATTTTTTGCCTATACTTTCTGCGGTATTCCCCAAATAAGGATTAATGGCACAAAAGAGGATTGGAGCTTGTTGAAGGATTCTTTTAATAAGCTTGCAACTCGCCTTGATATGGAATGGTGGTTACAACAGTTAAATCCGATTCTTGATGAATTTGTTAAAGCTTTCGATGGAAATAGTTCTATCGCTTTTTGGAAAAATATATATAAGCTATACGAACCCAAAGGATGTGGAAATCCTAAATTCAATGGCTGGTTCTCCAAGTTCTATCCGTACTTGATGGGATATTCTGATAAAATGGAGTTTGTAAAACGTACAGATTGGGAACATGATGTCGATTTCGAAACCCTGCCGAATGCTCTTACGTCTGTTGATGTTAAATGGAACTATTTGGGTCAAGAAATTCCTTTGAAACTTTATACAGGATTTGTCGGAATCCAGGTGGATACGACTTCGAAAATGCTGAAGGCTGCTAGAGGGTACGCTTTGCGTTCGCAATGTGGCTGGTGCGATATAAAGAATGTTGCGGATACAATGACTTATATTCCTGGGAAACCGCATCGTATGCTAGAGATGTTGGCCATCTCGGATTCAATGAATATCTATGACAAAAACGGCCTCTCTTTTGCGACGCATGACCGCAATGAAATTGAGAATTTTATAAAGGCTTCGAACTACAAAGACGAATATATGGAACCATCTATACGGTCCAGAATAGAAAAAAAGTATAAATCGATTTTGTCGGTCAACCTGTTCAAAGATGGAAAACTCTTAGATCACTTGCAATATTTCGTTGTGCCTGAAGAGAATGCTGGCGGGATTCTTACCCTCCAGGGCGTGGTTGCAATAAATGACAAGGAACGTATTGAATCCTTCTTTAAGGAACGAAATGTCGCTATTGATGGCGTGGTTAAGGAATTTGAAAATGAACAATCCCTCCCGAAATTGAATATCGATATTCTTGTGGATACGGTTGTCTTAAAAGAGGGAAAATCTCTTAGAGAAGATCTTGAAATGGGTGAATTTAAAACAGGGATAATCCAAGCCTTTAAAAACTCAATGGGCTGGCGCCTCAAGAGATTGTTGTATCGCTATTATAATGATAATTTTGATTTATCCGCAGTAGCAGCGATGGGCTATAAAGAAAAAGGCCGTGTAGATGAGCATGTATCCTTATCCTTGGAGCCTGATTCCAATAAAGAATTCAAAGAGGAATTGAGGGATGTGTTACATTACGGTTATATGCCTCCAGAAGTTCATACGGATATCGGCAATGATGAAATCGCACAAGAAATTGTTGATTTCGTTAAAATCCATCTTGCGTTTACAAGGGAATACCGCATGGTTTGCAAGCAGAATGGGCAAGATGCCAAAGATTCAGTCGATATCATTGGAGCTCCGTCTGCAAAAAAGAGCCTTTGCAGTGAAATTAAGTTCTCTAAAGACCTTGCAACAGGCGGTGTTGTCCGCTATGAATGTTTAGAATACAATAAAATAATAGTGCCTAAGAAACGAGAAAAAATGTTGAACTCTAAAGATTCTACACTTGCAGACTCTCTTATGGCTAGGTTCAACGCTTTGTATGGGGAACCTCGTGAAAGAATTCGTTCCACTTATACAAATGCGTATTTTAACAAGCGTAACGACGTATATGATACTCGTTATAACCTCCCGATATCGCAAGTCGTAAAGCTTAAAATTCCAGCTTGTTTCGTGGAAGAATGA
- a CDS encoding alpha/beta hydrolase, whose product MKKLVIYIHGKGGYADEANHYETLFPDFDVIGFDYKAETPWDAKQEFSAYFDAVAANYDEVMLIANSIGAFFSMNALGEKRIKQALFISPMVNLEKLICNMMLWANVSEDELREKGEIATNFGKTLSWKYLCYVRENPIKWNIPTHILYGSNDNLTDLETMREFAQKVGASLTIMQGGEHWFHTDERMDFLDRWIEKCQNKH is encoded by the coding sequence ATGAAAAAGCTTGTTATTTACATTCATGGGAAAGGCGGCTATGCCGACGAGGCCAATCATTACGAGACCCTTTTCCCGGATTTTGATGTCATCGGTTTTGATTACAAGGCTGAAACCCCGTGGGATGCCAAGCAGGAATTTTCGGCTTACTTTGACGCGGTTGCCGCAAATTACGATGAAGTCATGCTTATTGCAAATAGCATTGGCGCGTTCTTCTCGATGAACGCTTTGGGCGAAAAACGCATCAAGCAGGCGCTCTTCATTTCGCCGATGGTGAACTTGGAAAAGCTCATTTGCAATATGATGCTTTGGGCGAATGTCTCCGAAGATGAACTCCGCGAAAAAGGTGAAATTGCGACGAACTTTGGCAAGACGCTTTCTTGGAAATACCTTTGCTACGTGCGAGAAAATCCCATCAAATGGAATATCCCGACGCATATTTTGTACGGCTCCAATGACAATTTGACCGACCTTGAAACGATGCGCGAATTTGCACAAAAAGTGGGCGCATCGCTCACGATTATGCAAGGCGGCGAACATTGGTTCCATACCGACGAACGGATGGATTTTTTAGATAGGTGGATTGAAAAATGTCAGAACAAACATTAA
- the rhuM gene encoding virulence RhuM family protein: MNKNNFSLIDKKNNNGEKDEIIVYQPEGGEFHIEFRVENETVWLTQAQMAELFDVHRQAITKHVKNIYESLELDEMSTSSILELVQKEGNRVVKRSVALYNLDLIISVGFRVNTQKGIEFRRWANLVLKEHLLKGYSVNQRLISQENKIENLDSRVVNLEKQVDFFVKANIPPSEGVIPANARWSGYEFAVQLVRSAKKEIIIIDPFANDTSLSLVAKRVAGVNAVIYSARITHAMKDEVNRINRQFPTVELRTMREVHDRFIIVDETVYHVGASIMDLGYKMTAFSVLNLVTKEQLLALVK; encoded by the coding sequence ATGAATAAGAACAATTTTTCGTTAATTGACAAGAAAAATAATAACGGTGAGAAAGACGAAATTATTGTTTATCAGCCGGAGGGCGGTGAATTTCACATTGAATTTCGCGTAGAAAACGAAACCGTATGGTTGACACAAGCGCAGATGGCGGAGTTGTTTGATGTTCATCGCCAAGCAATCACCAAACATGTGAAAAATATCTATGAATCTCTTGAATTGGATGAAATGTCAACTAGTTCCATTTTGGAACTAGTTCAAAAGGAAGGAAATAGAGTTGTAAAACGTTCCGTAGCGCTTTATAATTTGGATCTCATTATATCTGTTGGATTTCGTGTAAACACTCAAAAAGGAATTGAATTCCGTCGATGGGCGAACCTAGTTCTTAAGGAGCATTTGCTTAAGGGATATAGTGTTAATCAACGATTGATTTCTCAAGAAAATAAAATTGAGAATCTAGATTCTCGTGTCGTTAACCTTGAAAAGCAGGTAGACTTCTTTGTCAAAGCAAATATTCCTCCTAGTGAAGGCGTTATACCAGCTAATGCTCGTTGGAGCGGTTATGAATTTGCTGTGCAATTAGTTCGCTCCGCGAAAAAAGAAATCATAATCATAGATCCGTTTGCTAATGATACATCGCTTTCGCTTGTTGCAAAACGTGTTGCTGGTGTTAATGCCGTCATTTACTCTGCTCGAATTACGCATGCGATGAAGGATGAAGTTAATCGTATAAATCGCCAGTTTCCAACTGTTGAATTGCGGACAATGCGTGAAGTTCACGACAGATTTATCATCGTTGACGAAACTGTATATCATGTTGGGGCTTCAATTATGGATTTAGGCTATAAAATGACTGCGTTTTCGGTACTGAACCTTGTGACCAAGGAACAGTTGCTTGCTTTGGTAAAGTGA